The Peribacillus simplex genome contains a region encoding:
- the prfA gene encoding peptide chain release factor 1, whose translation MFDRLQAVEDRYERLNELLSDPEIINDSKKLREYSKEQSSIQETASTYKEYKAVREQLQEAKAMLDEKLDAEMREMVKEEINELDETIQGLEDKLKILLIPKDPNDDKNVIMEIRGAAGGDEAALFAGSLYRMYSRFAEVQGWRTEVIEASPTGLGGYKEIIFMINGNGAYSKLKFENGAHRVQRVPETESGGRIHTSTATVAVLPEAEEVEVEIHDKDIRVDTFASSGPGGQSVNTTMSAVRLTHIPTNTVVSCQDEKSQIKNKEKAMKVLRARVYDKIHREVQAEYDQNRKLAVGTGDRSERIRTYNFPQNRVTDHRIGLTIQKLDQIMEGKLDEVVDALIMEDQSSRLENADE comes from the coding sequence TTGTTTGATCGTTTACAAGCAGTAGAAGATAGATATGAAAGATTGAATGAACTATTGAGTGACCCGGAGATCATTAATGATTCTAAGAAGCTAAGGGAATATTCTAAGGAGCAATCCAGCATTCAAGAGACCGCATCGACTTATAAAGAATATAAAGCGGTTCGTGAGCAACTCCAGGAAGCGAAGGCGATGCTGGATGAGAAACTTGATGCGGAAATGCGGGAAATGGTAAAAGAAGAGATCAATGAACTTGATGAAACCATACAAGGCCTTGAGGATAAACTGAAAATATTGCTTATTCCGAAGGACCCTAACGATGATAAAAACGTGATCATGGAAATCCGCGGAGCGGCAGGCGGAGATGAGGCAGCCTTATTTGCAGGTAGTCTATACCGAATGTATAGCCGTTTTGCCGAGGTGCAGGGTTGGCGGACTGAAGTCATTGAAGCAAGTCCTACAGGGCTTGGAGGTTACAAGGAAATCATATTCATGATTAATGGCAATGGTGCTTATTCGAAATTGAAGTTTGAAAATGGAGCGCATCGCGTTCAGCGGGTACCTGAAACTGAATCAGGCGGACGGATTCATACATCTACAGCCACTGTTGCCGTTTTACCTGAAGCTGAGGAAGTGGAAGTTGAAATCCATGATAAGGATATTCGTGTCGATACATTTGCATCAAGCGGCCCTGGAGGTCAAAGTGTCAATACGACAATGTCGGCGGTGCGCTTGACTCATATTCCGACTAATACGGTTGTATCCTGTCAAGATGAAAAATCACAAATCAAGAACAAAGAAAAGGCGATGAAGGTTTTGCGTGCCAGGGTGTACGATAAAATCCATCGCGAAGTACAGGCGGAATATGATCAAAATAGGAAGCTTGCCGTTGGAACGGGCGATCGATCAGAAAGGATTCGCACTTATAACTTCCCGCAAAACCGCGTTACCGACCACCGTATTGGCTTAACAATTCAAAAACTGGATCAAATCATGGAAGGTAAACTGGATGAAGTCGTTGATGCATTAATCATGGAAGACCAATCTTCAAGGCTGGAAAATGCAGATGAGTAA
- the spoIIR gene encoding stage II sporulation protein R, which produces MKTKHLAIIYLLILTIGTIVSIYMPKAEMVGAEATKVIPDEAIRLRILANSDAEKDQAVKRLIRDEVNEDITKWVEELTSLDEARDVITSHLPDIQATAEAVIKEQGLEQSVKVDFGQAEFPTKLYGQYLYPAGDYEAVIITLGEGEGANWWCVLFPPLCFLDFSNGTAVSQSPIVEDEGEGSLSSGGKAYAATNEEGEPVAEEEVEDEVPVEKQNGPEEVVKEAGVEESVKEVPEETVKEEVTEPEVKEEVKEVKDKEQVTEEVVGGNVEEDQVELAASNKQGQQLYEGEKEPEVEVKSLFAEIFNELF; this is translated from the coding sequence ATGAAAACTAAACATTTAGCCATTATTTATCTATTAATCTTAACTATAGGAACGATCGTAAGTATATATATGCCTAAAGCGGAGATGGTCGGTGCAGAAGCTACGAAGGTGATTCCGGATGAGGCGATTCGTCTGCGGATACTTGCTAATAGTGATGCAGAAAAGGACCAAGCGGTTAAACGTTTGATTAGGGATGAGGTAAATGAAGATATCACAAAGTGGGTCGAGGAACTTACTTCTTTGGATGAGGCGAGGGATGTGATCACCTCGCATCTACCGGATATCCAAGCGACGGCTGAGGCAGTTATAAAGGAACAGGGTTTGGAGCAGTCAGTTAAAGTGGATTTTGGACAAGCGGAATTTCCGACAAAACTCTACGGACAGTATTTATATCCGGCAGGGGATTATGAAGCGGTGATTATCACGCTTGGGGAAGGAGAAGGCGCAAATTGGTGGTGTGTTCTATTTCCCCCATTATGTTTCCTGGATTTTTCAAATGGAACGGCTGTAAGTCAAAGTCCGATTGTCGAGGATGAGGGTGAAGGATCCTTGAGTTCGGGAGGGAAGGCGTATGCTGCAACAAATGAAGAGGGTGAGCCTGTTGCAGAGGAAGAAGTTGAAGATGAAGTGCCGGTTGAAAAGCAAAATGGGCCCGAGGAAGTAGTTAAAGAAGCGGGAGTCGAGGAGAGCGTAAAAGAAGTACCGGAAGAAACGGTAAAAGAAGAGGTTACAGAGCCGGAAGTAAAGGAAGAAGTGAAAGAAGTGAAAGACAAGGAACAAGTGACGGAGGAAGTCGTTGGTGGGAATGTTGAAGAAGATCAGGTTGAACTTGCGGCATCCAATAAACAAGGTCAACAATTATATGAAGGGGAAAAGGAACCTGAGGTGGAAGTGAAGTCTCTATTTGCAGAAATCTTCAATGAGCTATTTTAA
- the prmC gene encoding peptide chain release factor N(5)-glutamine methyltransferase, translating into MKVFEALKWASSFLKENDRDANAGEILLQHFLKQTRSQMLANLHDDLSEADFGQFKAAIELHAEGTPIQYIIGSEEFYGRTFFVNEEVLIPRPETEELIYNALRKIPDIFVEGKELRLADIGTGSGAIAITMKLEKSNLSVTATDIAEPSLEVARKNAESLGAEVEFIQGDLLLPFININQKVDVLLSNPPYIPDDDHDSMSVVVTGHEPHRALFAGIDGLDFYRRFMEQLPQIMKVPGLIGFEVGTGQGEAVADLLKRTFPAAEVSIINDINEKDRMVFAILK; encoded by the coding sequence GTGAAGGTGTTTGAAGCCCTTAAATGGGCTTCTTCTTTTTTAAAGGAAAATGATCGTGATGCCAATGCTGGGGAAATCTTGTTACAGCACTTTTTAAAACAAACTCGCTCCCAAATGCTCGCCAACCTTCATGATGACCTTAGTGAAGCGGATTTTGGACAATTTAAGGCCGCTATTGAGCTGCATGCTGAGGGAACACCCATTCAATATATAATCGGCAGCGAAGAATTTTATGGACGGACCTTCTTTGTGAATGAAGAAGTGCTCATACCGAGACCTGAAACAGAAGAATTGATTTATAATGCTTTACGTAAAATCCCGGACATTTTTGTGGAGGGAAAGGAGCTTCGTTTAGCTGATATTGGGACTGGCAGCGGCGCAATCGCCATAACGATGAAACTTGAAAAATCAAACTTGTCGGTGACGGCTACGGACATAGCGGAACCATCGCTTGAGGTGGCGCGGAAAAATGCCGAATCACTTGGTGCCGAAGTGGAGTTCATTCAAGGTGATTTGCTTTTGCCTTTCATAAACATAAACCAGAAGGTGGACGTCCTATTATCGAATCCGCCATATATACCAGATGATGATCATGACTCGATGTCAGTAGTCGTGACAGGTCATGAACCGCATCGTGCATTATTTGCCGGTATCGATGGGCTGGATTTTTACCGCCGCTTTATGGAGCAGTTACCTCAGATCATGAAGGTGCCTGGGCTGATCGGATTTGAAGTGGGCACTGGACAGGGTGAGGCGGTTGCCGATTTATTGAAGCGAACCTTTCCTGCTGCAGAAGTATCCATTATAAATGACATTAATGAAAAAGATCGAATGGTCTTCGCCATATTAAAGTGA
- a CDS encoding thymidine kinase translates to MYVMKQTGWIELICGSMFSGKSEELIKRVSRAQFAKEQIAVFKPAIDNRYAEEAVVSHNGSSVMAKPIAHSTDIFKYLDKPLDIIAIDEVQFFDHEIIGVAQHLADSGYRVIMAGLDQDFRGEPFGPMPVLLSLAESVTKLQAVCEVCGSPASRTQRLIDGEPASYDEPIILVGASESYEPRCRHHHEVPGKQAVGIKEHI, encoded by the coding sequence ATGTATGTAATGAAACAAACAGGCTGGATCGAGCTTATTTGCGGAAGCATGTTTTCAGGTAAATCTGAGGAATTGATTAAACGAGTCAGCCGTGCTCAATTTGCTAAAGAGCAAATAGCGGTATTTAAACCAGCTATTGATAATCGCTATGCGGAAGAGGCTGTCGTATCACATAATGGCTCTTCTGTGATGGCAAAACCGATTGCCCATTCAACGGATATTTTTAAGTATTTGGACAAACCCCTGGATATCATTGCAATAGATGAAGTGCAATTTTTTGATCATGAAATTATCGGGGTTGCCCAGCATCTTGCGGACAGCGGTTATCGAGTGATCATGGCTGGACTCGATCAAGATTTCAGAGGTGAACCATTCGGTCCCATGCCTGTTCTATTATCGCTTGCAGAATCGGTGACTAAGCTGCAGGCTGTGTGTGAAGTGTGCGGATCACCTGCGAGCAGGACACAGCGATTGATAGATGGGGAGCCGGCCTCCTATGATGAGCCAATCATCCTTGTGGGTGCATCGGAATCATACGAGCCCCGCTGCCGCCATCATCACGAAGTTCCGGGTAAGCAGGCTGTTGGGATTAAAGAACATATTTGA